Proteins from a genomic interval of Thunnus thynnus chromosome 5, fThuThy2.1, whole genome shotgun sequence:
- the LOC137183526 gene encoding E3 ubiquitin/ISG15 ligase TRIM25-like, producing the protein MAQKGDQLDRETFSCSICLDLLKDPVTIPCGHSYCMSCIKGFWDEEDQRKIYSCPQCRQTFTPRPVLVKNTMLAALVEQLKKTGLQAAPADHCYAGPEDVACDVCTGRKLKALKSCLTCPASYCEKHLQPHYDAAPLKKHKLVDPSEKLQENICSRHDEVMKMFCRTDQQSICYLCSVDEHKGHDTVSAAAERTERQRELEVSRQNIQQRIQDREKDVKLLQQRMKAVNRSADKTVEDSEKIFTELISLIQKRSSDVKQQIRSQQETEVSRVKELQEKLEQEITELKRKDAELKQLSHTEDHNQFLHNYPSLSQLSASTDSSSINIRPLRYFEDVTAAVSKLRDKLQDILREK; encoded by the coding sequence atggcgcagAAAGGAGATCAGCTGGACCGGGAAACCTTCTCTTGttccatctgtctggatctactgaaggatccggtgactattccctgtggacacagctactgcatgagctgtattaaaggcttctgggatgaagaggatcagaggaagatctacagctgccctcagtgcagacagaccttcacaccgaggcctgtcctggtgaaaaacaccatgttagcagctttagtggagcagctgaagaagactggactccaagctgctcctgctgatcactgctatgctggacctgaagatgtggcctgtgatgtctgcactgggaggaagctgaaagccctcaagtcctgtctgaCTTGTCCAgcctcttactgtgagaaacacctgCAGCCTCATTATGATGCAGCTcctttaaagaaacacaagctggtcgacccctcggagaagctccaggagaacatctgctctcgtcatgatgaggtgatgaagatgttctgccgtactgatcagcagagtatctgttatctctgctctgtggatgaacataaaggccacgacacagtctcagctgcagcagaaaggactgagaggcagagagagctcgaggtgagtcgacaaaacatccagcagagaatccaggacagagagaaagatgtgaagctgcttcaacagagGATGAAGGCCGTCaatcgctctgctgataaaacagtggaggacagtgagaagatcttcactgagctgatcagtctcatccagaaaagaagctctgatgtgaaacagcagatcagatcccagcaggaaactgaagtgagtcgagtcaaagagcttcaggagaagctggagcaggagatcactgagctgaagaggaaagacgctgaactgaagcagctgtcacacacagaggatcacaaccagtttctacacaactacccctcactgtcacaactcagtgcatctacagactcatccagcatcaatatccgtcctctgagatactttgaggatgtgacagcagctgtgtcaaaGCTCAGAGAtaaactacaggacatcctgagggagaaatag
- the LOC137183851 gene encoding tripartite motif-containing protein 16-like gives MAQKGDQLDRETFSCSICLDLLKDPVTIPCGHSYCMSCIKGFWDEEDQRKIYSCPQCRQTITQRPVLGKNTMLAALVEQLKKTGLQAAPTDHCYAGPEDVACDVCTGRKLKALKSCLVCLASYCEKHLQFHYESPRFKKHKLVNPSEKLQENICSRHDEVMKMFCRTDQQSICYLCSVDEHKGHDTVSAAAERTERQRELEVSRQNIQQRIQDREKDVKLLQQELKAVNRSADKAVENSEKIFIELIRLIQKRSSDVKQQIRSQQETEVSRVKELQEKLEQEITELKRKDAELKQLSHTEDHNQFLHNYPSLSQLSASTDSSSINIRPLRYFEDVTAAVSELRDQLQDILREKWTNISLTVTEVDVLLSEAEPKTRAGFLKYSREITLDPNTANTCLLLSEGNRKATYMRQQQSYSRHPDRFTNWSQVLSRESLTGRCYWEVDSRGGGVCVAVAYKNISRAGTSKECGFGFNNKSWMLDCNSYTFWFNNIQTPVSGRRSSRVGVYLDHTAGILSFYSVSETMTLLHRVQTTFTQPLYAGLYLYYGDTVELCKLK, from the coding sequence atggcgcagaaaggagatcagctggaccgagaaaccttctcttgttccatctgtctggatctactgaaggatccggtgactattccctgtggacacagctactgcatgagctgtattaaaggcttctgggatgaagaggatcagaggaagatctacagctgccctcagtgcagacagaccatAACACAGAGGCCTGTCCTGgggaaaaacaccatgttagcagctttagtggagcagttgaagaagactggactccaagctgctcctactgatcactgctatgctggacctgaagatgtggcctgtgatgtctgcactgggaggaagctgaaagccctcaagtcctgtctggtgtgtctggcctcttactgtgagaaacaccttcaGTTTCATTATGAATCACctagatttaaaaaacacaagctggtcaaCCCCTcagagaagctccaggagaacatctgctctcgtcatgatgaggtgatgaagatgttctgccgtactgatcagcagagtatctgttatctctgctctgtggatgaacataaaggccacgacacagtctcagctgcagcagaaaggactgagaggcagagagagctcgaggtgagtcgacaaaacatccagcagagaatccaggacagagagaaagatgtgaagctgcttcaacaggagcTGAAGGCCGTCaatcgctctgctgataaagcagtggagaacagtgagaagatcttcattgagctgatccgtctcatccagaaaagaagctctgatgtgaagcagcagatcagatcccagcaggaaactgaagtgagtcgagtcaaagagcttcaggagaagctggagcaggagatcactgagctgaagaggaaagacgctgaactgaagcagctgtcacacacagaggatcacaaccagtttctacacaactacccctcactgtcacaactcagtgcatctacagactcatccagcatcaatatccgtcctctgagatactttgaggatgtgacagcagctgtgtcagagctcagagatcaactacaggacatcctgagggagaaatggacaaacatctcactgacagtgactgaagtggacgttttactgtcagaagcagaacccaagaccagagctggattcttaaaatattcacgtgaaatcacactggatccaaacacagcaaacacatgtctgttattatctgaggggaacagaaaagcaacatacATGAGAcaacaacagtcttattctcgtcacccagacagattcacaaATTGGagtcaggtcctgagtagagagagtctgactggacgttgttactgggaggtggattCGAGAGGGGGAGGAGTTTgtgtagcagtcgcatacaagaatatcagcagagcaggaaccTCAAAGGAATGTGGATTTGGATTTAATAACAAATCTTGGATGTTAGATTGtaacagttatacattttggttcaacaacatCCAAACTCCTGTCTCAGGTCGtcgttcctccagagtaggagtgtacctggatcacacagcaggtattctgtccttctacagcgtctctgaaaccatgactctcctccacagagtccagaccacattcactcagcctctctatgctggactttaTCTTTATTATGGAGACACAGTTGAgttgtgtaaactcaaatag